Genomic window (Gadus macrocephalus chromosome 13, ASM3116895v1):
TGTGGCGCCGAGGGACCACAGCAAGAGGAAGGACGAGctcatcgtcctcaacgtcaGCGGCCGGCGCTTTCAGACCTGGAGGACCACGCTGGACCGTTACCCAGACTCCCTGTTGGGCAGCTCCGAGAAGGAGTTCTTCTTCAACGAGGAGACCAAGGAGTACTTCTTCGACCGTGACCCCGACTCCTTCCGGAGCATCCTGAACTTCTACCGCACGGGTAAGCTCCACTACCCGCGCTACGAGTGTATCTCGGCCTACGACGAGGAGCTGGCCTTCTTCGGCATCATCCCCGAGATCATCGGCGACTGCTGCTACGAAGAGTACAAGGATCGCAAGCGGGAGAACGTTGAGCGTCTCCAGGACGACCAGGAGGAGAACAAGGACCTCAAGCTGCCCAACATGACCGCCCGCGAGACCATGTGGCGGGCCTTCGAGAacccccacacctccaccatGGCGCTGGTCTTCTACTACGTCACGGGCTTCTtcatcgccatctctgtgctcACCAACGTGGTGGAGACGGTGCCCTGCGGCACCTCCACGCAGCAGAAGGAGGTGCCCTGCGGCGAGCGCTACACGGTGGCCTTCTTCTGCATGGACACGGCGTGCGTGATGATCTTCACCGTGGAGTACCTGATGCGGCTGTTCGCCGCGCCCAGCCGCTACCACTTCATGCGCTCGGTGATGAGCATCATCGACGTGGTGGCCATCCTGCCCTACTACATCGGCCTGGTGATGACGGACAACGAGGACGTGAGCGGCGCCTTCGTCACCCTCAGGGTGTTCCGCGTCTTCCGCATCTTCAAGTTCTCCCGCCACTCGCAGGGCCTGCGCATCCTGGGCTACACGCTGAAGAGCTGCGCCTCGGAGCTGGGCTTCCTGCTCTTCTCGCTCACCATGGCCATCATCATCTTCGCCACGGTCATGTTCTACGCCGAGAAGGGCTCGTCGTCCACCAAGTTCACCTCCATCCCCGCCTCCTTCTGGTACACCATCGTAACTATGACGACGTTAGGGTGAGTGGATGcaaattccccccccccccccacctgatgCTTGATAAAACGCATGATGCAAGCACACGGCCAAAcaagcacgtgcacacgcacgtttacacacacacacacacacacacacacacacacacacacacacacacacacacacacacacacacacacacacacacacacacacgcacacacacaagcacacatactcTCAAGTCAATAAGCATATATGCACTTTTCTAAGactcattttatattattactggcaatttctttattttataataCCCTCCTGCTTCTCCCTTCTAGTCCACTTTGTGTCTTTATGCAACATTTTTGCATAACTGAACACCTTATCTAGCCGGGTTGTGACTATAATATGTTTGTGATTGTTGTGTTTCTTTGGGGTCAGGGCCTTCTGCGCCtctgcccccactctgtggatctgctccccctccatatccgctgtgccacttcagtggagtccttcaaaaagctcctgaaggcacacctcttcttagaggcctatggcctttaacctgcccccccccctgtgtacacctcttgtaaagcgaccttgggtaccttgaaaggcgctatataaattgaatttattattattattattatttatacaaaTGGACTCTCCACGGAACTGAACCAGGATTTGGAACCCACATAAGCCCTGCCTGTCTCAAACAATATATGAACGGGCCTGCAGCTTAATTGAGCCTGTCATAATGAGTCATGCCATCGCTGGGTAGTGTTGCATTCACGTAGCGGTATCAACCCCTTTGTTTGCCTAACTTAAAACAAGCCAAATAAGGACATGTTTGTTAATGAGGGGTTGGGCTTGAGTCATCTGAAAGGTGATAATGCATGCAAGTGATGAGAAATCCCATGATTTGTTTGCATACATTGCGTGTTGCGTGTGAGCTGACTGTGCCATAGGTTCTTTTTCATTATTCATTGAGTGCAACTTTCACCTCCTCAAAGTACATGAATGCAGCCATTTAAACAAAGCTTCCTGGTAAACAAAGCATCCTGGTTGTTTTGACTTGCAGCCAACGTGACATTATGCCTTACAAATGaccaaattaaacatttgtgacTTCATGTTTTACAGATGACAGCACAAGAGTAAATATTGCATCTTtgtcccactgtgtgtgtgagagctacAGTATGGCCCCCTTTGAATTGCCTTAAGAAACAGAATAATCAAAGTGCATCGCCTCAAGCTTCCAAAGAATGAAGCTGCACTGTTTTGTCGTATTTTTGTGGAAGACATTAGCGAGGCACCTTCCATACAAGAACATGTACCTCACAAGGGCTTTATAGTCCCACTCTGGTTTTAACTTCCTGAGACGACATC
Coding sequences:
- the LOC132471001 gene encoding LOW QUALITY PROTEIN: potassium voltage-gated channel subfamily D member 3-like (The sequence of the model RefSeq protein was modified relative to this genomic sequence to represent the inferred CDS: inserted 1 base in 1 codon); translated protein: MAGVSAWLPFARAAAIGWMPVANGPMPVAPRDHSKRKDELIVLNVSGRRFQTWRTTLDRYPDSLLGSSEKEFFFNEETKEYFFDRDPDSFRSILNFYRTGKLHYPRYECISAYDEELAFFGIIPEIIGDCCYEEYKDRKRENVERLQDDQEENKDLKLPNMTARETMWRAFENPHTSTMALVFYYVTGFFIAISVLTNVVETVPCGTSTQQKEVPCGERYTVAFFCMDTACVMIFTVEYLMRLFAAPSRYHFMRSVMSIIDVVAILPYYIGLVMTDNEDVSGAFVTLRVFRVFRIFKFSRHSQGLRILGYTLKSCASELGFLLFSLTMAIIIFATVMFYAEKGSSSTKFTSIPASFWYTIVTMTTLGYGDMVPKTIAGKIFGSICSLSGVLVIALPVPVIVSNFSRIYHQNQRADKRRAQKVQKARLARIRIAKTGSTNAFLQSKRSGLLDELLELTGTEADEQKLSKSVSLLESQHYHLLYCLEKTTSLXSSRSSLNQKAEDGGRVNCRRGQVTTAIISLQTPPALTPEGDGLHGAPHQRRLPPPPIPPQAPPSIQTMSSSHIVKVSAL